One window of Candidatus Regiella endosymbiont of Tuberolachnus salignus genomic DNA carries:
- the mnmA gene encoding tRNA 2-thiouridine(34) synthase MnmA, translating to MSDHSQKKIIVGMSGGVDSSIAAYLLKQQGYQVAGLFMKNWEEDDNDTYCGAAKDLADAQAVCDKLNINLHRVNFAAEYWDNVFKLFLAEYQAGRTPNPDILCNKEIKFNAFLSFAREELEADYIATGHYVRRHTSAGKNCLLRGLDDNKDQSYFLYTLNQQQLARSLFPIGDLKKSEVRNIAEQLNLITAKKKDSTGICFIGERKFRDFLARYLPAQPGSIISVDGQDLGQHHGLMYHTLGQRKGLGIGGIKEGNGAPWYVVDKNIATNTLLVAQDHKHAKLMSHGLIAQQLSWIDLPSLTFPLRCMVKTRYRQQDIPCTVFSKAENSIEVRFEQPIAAVTPGQSAVFYQGDICLGGGIIEQRLQT from the coding sequence ATGTCAGATCATAGCCAGAAAAAGATTATAGTCGGTATGTCCGGTGGGGTCGATTCTTCCATTGCCGCCTATCTACTTAAGCAACAGGGGTACCAAGTCGCTGGACTCTTTATGAAAAATTGGGAGGAAGACGATAACGACACCTATTGTGGAGCAGCAAAAGATCTCGCCGATGCACAAGCAGTGTGTGACAAGCTCAATATCAATTTACACCGGGTTAACTTTGCCGCTGAATATTGGGATAACGTTTTTAAATTGTTTCTAGCAGAGTATCAAGCGGGACGAACACCTAATCCCGATATCTTGTGTAATAAAGAAATAAAATTTAATGCTTTTTTGTCATTTGCGCGCGAAGAGCTCGAGGCCGATTATATTGCCACCGGTCATTATGTTCGCCGCCACACTAGCGCGGGTAAAAATTGCCTGCTGAGAGGATTAGATGACAATAAAGATCAAAGTTATTTCCTTTACACTTTGAACCAACAACAACTGGCACGAAGCCTGTTTCCTATCGGTGACCTGAAAAAATCAGAAGTTCGTAACATTGCTGAACAGTTAAATTTGATCACAGCAAAAAAGAAAGATTCCACTGGCATCTGTTTTATTGGCGAACGTAAATTTCGTGATTTTCTTGCTCGCTATTTACCCGCACAGCCGGGGTCAATTATCAGTGTTGATGGACAAGATCTCGGGCAACATCATGGATTAATGTATCATACCTTGGGTCAACGCAAGGGTTTAGGCATTGGTGGAATCAAAGAAGGTAATGGCGCACCCTGGTATGTCGTCGATAAAAATATCGCCACTAACACTTTGCTCGTCGCACAAGACCACAAGCACGCCAAATTAATGTCTCATGGATTAATTGCCCAACAATTATCTTGGATCGATCTCCCCTCACTGACATTTCCTTTGCGTTGCATGGTAAAAACCCGTTATCGTCAGCAAGATATTCCCTGTACTGTTTTCTCTAAAGCGGAGAACAGTATTGAGGTTCGTTTCGAACAACCGATTGCGGCTGTAACGCCGGGTCAATCCGCTGTTTTTTATCAAGGCGATATTTGCCTCGGGGGGGGGATTATTGAACAACGCTTACAGACGTAA
- the phoP gene encoding two-component system response regulator PhoP, translated as MRVLVVEDNALLRHHLAVQLREMGYQVDAAKDSKEADYFREEHVPDMAIVDLGLPGEDGLSLIRRWRSQQLKLPILVLTARESWQDKVAVLKEGADDYVTKPYHLEEVIARMQALMRRNIGLASQIIEFPQLQFKIDLSRRELRAKQREIKLTAFEYTIIETLIRNAGRVVSKSTLMLQLYPDAELRESHTIDVLMGRLRKKLLAEHDRDVITTIRGQGYRFDAN; from the coding sequence ATGCGAGTTTTGGTTGTGGAGGATAATGCACTGCTGAGACATCACCTTGCCGTGCAACTGCGAGAAATGGGTTATCAAGTTGATGCAGCAAAAGATAGCAAAGAAGCAGATTATTTTCGGGAAGAACATGTGCCAGATATGGCCATTGTCGATCTTGGCTTACCGGGAGAAGATGGTTTAAGCCTAATACGGCGTTGGCGTAGTCAACAATTAAAATTACCTATTCTGGTGCTAACAGCACGTGAAAGCTGGCAAGATAAAGTCGCAGTTTTAAAAGAAGGTGCTGATGATTACGTCACCAAACCTTACCATTTAGAAGAAGTTATCGCCCGCATGCAAGCACTCATGCGACGTAATATTGGTTTAGCCTCTCAAATTATCGAATTTCCACAATTACAATTTAAAATCGATCTATCACGCCGTGAACTCCGCGCTAAACAACGAGAGATAAAATTGACGGCATTTGAATATACTATTATCGAAACGTTAATTCGTAATGCTGGCAGGGTGGTAAGCAAATCTACGCTAATGTTACAACTCTATCCTGATGCAGAATTGCGCGAAAGCCATACCATTGACGTATTAATGGGACGTTTACGTAAAAAATTACTGGCGGAACACGATAGAGATGTCATTACCACCATTCGTGGTCAGGGTTATCGTTTCGATGCAAATTGA
- a CDS encoding IS5 family transposase (programmed frameshift), with protein MNLAHRRHDISDHVWSLLEAHLPGRKGTWGGIARDNRQFINAVFWILRTGAPWRDLPPDYGGWKNTHRRFCRWRDKGLWESLLEALIVEPDFEWLMIDATHSKVHPHAAGAKGGNQDMERNKRGLNSKIHLAVDAHGMPVRIFITSGTTADCQQATNLTKGIAAEYLLADKGYDSDNIIKKAEEAGMQIVIPPKKNRKIQREYDKALYKHRHLVENAFLHLKRWRGIATRYAKNTSSFLAAVQIRCLALWLKIS; from the exons ATGAATTTAGCCCATCGCCGCCACGATATATCCGATCATGTTTGGAGCCTATTGGAAGCTCATCTCCCGGGGAGAAAAGGCACTTGGGGTGGCATAGCCAGAGATAACAGGCAGTTTATTAATGCTGTTTTCTGGATATTGAGAACCGGCGCTCCCTGGCGTGATTTACCGCCTGATTATGGCGGTTGGAAAAATACTCATCGCCGGTTTTGCCGCTGGCGTGACAAGGGGCTATGGGAGTCTCTGCTCGAAGCGCTGATTGTGGAGCCAGATTTTGAATGGCTGATGATTGATGCCACTCATAGCAAAGTTCACCCTCATGCAGCAGGCGCAAAAGGCGGTAATCAGGATATGGAGCGCA ACAAAAGGGGGCTCAACAGTAAGATACATCTGGCCGTGGATGCGCATGGTATGCCGGTCAGAATTTTTATTACATCAGGTACCACAGCAGATTGTCAGCAAGCAACGAATTTAACCAAAGGTATTGCAGCAGAATATCTGTTGGCTGACAAGGGCTATGACAGTGATAACATCATTAAAAAAGCAGAAGAAGCCGGCATGCAAATCGTAATACCACCTAAAAAGAATCGTAAAATTCAACGTGAGTACGATAAAGCGCTCTACAAGCATCGACATCTCGTGGAAAATGCTTTTCTGCACCTAAAGCGCTGGCGAGGTATTGCTACTCGTTATGCAAAAAATACCTCCTCTTTTCTCGCTGCTGTACAAATACGATGCCTTGCTCTATGGCTCAAGATCTCATGA
- the phoQ gene encoding two-component system sensor histidine kinase PhoQ: protein MFRKNNNPFSLRARFLVATVGVIFALSLSYGVVAVVGYLVNFNKNTFRDHRGESNLFFSFAQWKNNKLTVAIPADIELNIPTLALIYDDNGNILWRQRHVPELEPHIKKSWLRKPGFYEIDTGVDISSVMLGDNSAAQSQLRKYEASALSHSVSVNIYPATLKLPQLTIVVIDTMPQELQRSDQVWNWFIYVLLANLLLVVPLLWLAAYWSLRPIKALVNQVGQLEKGTREQLDENPPRELLSLVRNLNILLRHERQRYNKYRTTLSDLTHSLKTPLAVLQSTLRSLRTDKQTTIESVEPIMLEQIGRISQQIGYFLHRANMHSEHNVLNREIHSVPTLLDSLCNALNKVYQRKGVVLTLDMSPEITFLGEKNDFIEIMGNVLENACKYCLEFVEVTSIQTEQQLTIVIDDDGPGILPSQRELIFQRGQRVDTLRPGQGLGLSMAAEIIEQYQGKITVADSPLGGARIRVSFGRQ from the coding sequence ATGTTCAGAAAAAATAATAACCCTTTTTCTCTTCGAGCTCGATTTCTTGTAGCGACGGTGGGGGTTATCTTTGCGCTTTCTTTATCTTACGGGGTCGTGGCCGTTGTAGGTTATCTTGTTAATTTTAATAAAAATACTTTTCGTGATCATCGAGGAGAAAGCAATTTATTTTTCAGTTTCGCGCAATGGAAAAATAATAAACTGACCGTTGCTATTCCTGCTGATATCGAACTTAATATCCCAACGCTGGCGCTGATCTATGATGATAATGGCAATATCTTATGGCGCCAACGACATGTGCCTGAATTAGAGCCGCATATTAAAAAGAGCTGGCTAAGAAAACCCGGGTTTTATGAAATTGATACCGGCGTCGATATCAGTAGCGTTATGCTAGGTGACAATTCTGCCGCGCAATCTCAATTAAGAAAATATGAGGCGAGTGCACTCAGTCATTCAGTTTCTGTCAATATTTATCCTGCCACCCTCAAATTACCACAGCTTACCATCGTGGTCATCGACACCATGCCGCAAGAATTACAACGCTCAGATCAGGTCTGGAACTGGTTTATTTATGTTCTCCTGGCGAATTTACTGTTAGTGGTACCTCTGCTCTGGCTGGCTGCTTACTGGAGTTTACGTCCCATCAAAGCGCTAGTGAATCAAGTTGGCCAGCTAGAGAAAGGAACACGCGAACAGTTGGATGAAAATCCTCCCCGTGAGCTATTGAGTCTGGTGCGTAATCTGAATATTTTACTGAGACATGAGCGTCAGCGTTACAATAAATACCGCACTACACTTTCTGATCTTACACACAGCCTAAAAACACCGTTAGCCGTGCTGCAAAGTACATTACGCTCGCTGCGAACTGACAAACAAACCACCATTGAAAGCGTAGAGCCTATTATGCTGGAGCAAATAGGACGAATTTCACAACAGATCGGCTATTTTCTTCATCGCGCCAATATGCATTCAGAACATAATGTGCTCAATAGAGAAATTCACTCTGTCCCTACCCTGCTCGATAGCTTGTGTAATGCCTTAAACAAAGTCTATCAACGCAAAGGGGTGGTGCTGACATTAGATATGTCGCCTGAAATTACTTTTCTCGGCGAAAAAAATGATTTTATAGAAATTATGGGTAACGTTTTGGAGAACGCCTGTAAATATTGCTTAGAATTTGTTGAAGTCACCAGCATACAGACAGAGCAACAACTGACGATAGTAATTGATGATGATGGGCCTGGCATTTTGCCAAGCCAACGAGAACTGATATTTCAACGTGGCCAACGTGTTGATACCTTACGCCCCGGGCAAGGGCTGGGCTTATCGATGGCGGCAGAAATTATTGAGCAATATCAAGGAAAAATAACGGTAGCCGATAGCCCCTTAGGCGGGGCTAGGATACGGGTGAGTTTTGGACGGCAATAG
- the purB gene encoding adenylosuccinate lyase, with protein sequence MKLSSLTALSPIDGRYSNKVDTLRAIFSEFGLLKFRVQVEVDWLQTLAACQEIDEIPAFTSQAITYLNHIVKTFNEQDAERIKAIETTTNHDVKAVEYFLKEKVAAVDELKAVSEFIHFACTSEDINNLCHALMLKTARQDIILPQWKMIISAINTLAQENREVALLSRTHGQPATPSTVGKEFANVVHRLQRQYAQLEKIAILGKINGAVGNYNAHLAAYPALNWHQFSENFVKSLGISWNPYTTQIEPHDYIAELFDCIARFNTILIDFDRDIWGYVALNHFKQKSIAGEIGSSTMPHKINPIDFENSEGNLGIANAILGHLARKLPLSRWQRDLTDSTVLRNLGVGLAHSLIAYQATLKGIKKLEVNTEHLSTELNNNWEVLAEPIQTVMRRYGIEAPYEKLKALTRGKKIAGQDIQKFIEGLALPEEEKIRLKRMTPLNYIGQAVDLVNELVKNSNPPNDDVG encoded by the coding sequence ATGAAGCTATCTTCACTCACTGCACTATCACCGATTGATGGGCGCTACAGCAATAAAGTTGACACCTTACGCGCCATTTTCAGCGAGTTTGGATTGCTGAAATTTCGCGTACAAGTTGAAGTAGATTGGTTGCAAACCCTGGCGGCTTGTCAGGAAATCGACGAAATTCCCGCTTTCACTTCCCAGGCAATAACCTACCTTAATCACATTGTCAAAACCTTTAATGAACAAGATGCCGAACGCATCAAAGCTATCGAAACCACCACTAACCATGACGTTAAAGCGGTTGAATATTTCTTAAAAGAAAAAGTAGCGGCTGTGGATGAACTCAAAGCCGTATCTGAATTTATTCATTTTGCTTGCACTTCCGAAGATATCAATAACCTTTGTCATGCTTTAATGTTAAAAACAGCGCGTCAAGATATCATTTTACCTCAGTGGAAAATGATTATTTCTGCAATCAACACCTTGGCTCAAGAGAATCGAGAGGTAGCGCTATTATCTCGTACCCACGGTCAACCGGCTACACCGAGCACAGTGGGTAAAGAATTTGCCAACGTCGTCCACCGTTTGCAGCGTCAATATGCTCAGTTAGAAAAAATAGCGATCCTGGGGAAAATAAATGGCGCAGTAGGCAATTACAATGCCCATCTTGCCGCCTACCCTGCCCTTAATTGGCACCAATTCAGCGAAAATTTCGTCAAATCACTCGGCATTAGTTGGAACCCCTATACCACACAAATCGAACCACATGATTACATTGCCGAGCTATTCGATTGCATTGCTCGCTTTAATACTATCCTGATTGATTTTGACCGTGATATTTGGGGATATGTCGCTTTGAATCACTTCAAACAAAAATCGATCGCGGGTGAGATAGGCTCTTCGACTATGCCGCACAAAATCAATCCTATTGATTTCGAAAATTCCGAAGGCAATCTTGGGATAGCAAACGCGATATTGGGTCATTTAGCGAGAAAATTACCGCTATCTCGTTGGCAACGCGATCTGACCGATTCTACCGTACTGCGTAATCTTGGTGTCGGTTTAGCGCATTCATTAATCGCTTATCAAGCAACATTAAAAGGCATAAAAAAATTAGAGGTCAATACAGAACATTTATCAACTGAACTGAATAATAATTGGGAAGTATTGGCAGAGCCGATCCAAACTGTCATGCGACGTTACGGCATTGAAGCGCCTTATGAGAAATTAAAAGCGCTGACACGAGGCAAAAAAATAGCGGGGCAGGATATCCAAAAATTTATTGAAGGATTAGCGTTACCAGAAGAAGAAAAAATACGTTTAAAGCGCATGACCCCACTTAATTATATTGGTCAAGCGGTCGATCTAGTTAATGAGCTAGTAAAAAATTCTAATCCGCCAAATGATGATGTTGGTTGA
- the hflD gene encoding high frequency lysogenization protein HflD, with the protein MAKNYYDITLALAGICQSARLVQQSAHEGLFDSDRYNHALHASLNSLLKIDSTSTLAVYGGNEVALQVGLETLHSILNANRETLAAELTRYTLSLMVLERKLNANQSALDTLSQRISQLDRQLTHFDIDSDTMLSALASIYIDVISPLGPRIQVTGSPEKLKNRLIQNKIRAILLAGIRSCVLWQQLGGGRLQLMFRRHQLLKQTQTIFARIQ; encoded by the coding sequence GTGGCAAAAAATTATTATGATATTACGCTCGCACTGGCCGGTATATGCCAATCGGCGCGCTTGGTTCAGCAATCCGCTCATGAAGGACTGTTTGATAGTGATCGCTACAATCATGCCCTCCACGCCTCACTTAATAGCCTGCTAAAAATTGATTCTACTTCCACGCTTGCCGTTTATGGCGGGAACGAAGTCGCACTTCAAGTGGGATTGGAAACACTACACAGTATATTAAATGCTAATCGAGAGACCTTAGCCGCTGAACTTACACGCTATACCCTTAGCCTAATGGTGCTAGAACGTAAACTCAATGCAAATCAATCCGCCCTCGATACCTTAAGTCAACGTATCTCACAACTTGATCGACAATTGACGCATTTTGATATTGATTCTGACACTATGCTAAGCGCTTTGGCATCAATATACATTGATGTCATCAGCCCTCTCGGCCCTCGCATTCAAGTGACGGGCTCGCCTGAAAAGCTAAAAAATAGGCTAATCCAAAATAAAATTCGAGCAATTTTATTGGCGGGTATCCGTTCCTGTGTGCTTTGGCAACAGTTGGGAGGAGGCCGCCTACAATTAATGTTTCGCCGTCATCAGTTGCTCAAACAGACACAGACTATTTTCGCCCGCATTCAATAA
- a CDS encoding ester cyclase, with product MDQNGIDICQRWFREFWGQGIASVVDEIAIADVKLSYPLMGCLKGREPLKTEIKSFHQCFSGSSFNPIGRFIAGDTMIVRWKVDTFYSGVFGGLPEATGKKIHFTGISILRVVDGKIAEDIGEEDRLAIVQQINSKN from the coding sequence ATGGATCAGAACGGTATTGATATTTGTCAGCGGTGGTTTAGAGAATTTTGGGGGCAGGGTATTGCGTCAGTGGTTGATGAAATTGCTATTGCTGATGTTAAGCTTAGTTACCCATTGATGGGATGCTTGAAGGGAAGGGAGCCGTTAAAAACGGAAATAAAATCTTTTCATCAATGTTTCTCGGGTAGTAGCTTTAACCCTATTGGTCGTTTTATTGCCGGTGACACAATGATCGTAAGGTGGAAGGTCGATACCTTTTACAGTGGCGTTTTTGGTGGTTTACCTGAAGCAACGGGTAAAAAAATTCACTTTACTGGGATTTCTATTCTACGTGTTGTTGACGGTAAAATTGCCGAGGATATTGGAGAAGAAGACAGATTAGCCATAGTTCAACAAATTAATTCTAAAAATTAA